Below is a window of Nitrospiria bacterium DNA.
CATGACCTCCTCGTGGGACACGTCGCTGTAGGCAAACACGACTCGATCGATCCGGCGGGCCTCGATCAGCGACTCCAGCTCCGCCTCCGGGTGGATCGGAATGCCCTCGGGATACAGCGCCCCCGCGAGAGACGGGGGATACGTTCGTCCCGCGATGTTCGGAATCTGCGCCGCCGTGAACGCCGCCACCTCGTACCGAGGATTCTGTCGAAACGCCACGTTGAAGTTGTGAAAATCCCGGCCGGCGGCCCCCATGATTAGAACACGAATCCGTTCCATTCGTGATAATTTACTATAGAGTCGGTCGGCCGGGCAATGGTAAACTAAGGGGGTCGGAATACCGTTCTTCTCGGGAGATTCCTCTCCGGCCTCGCGCGAGGAAGGCGGAACCGGGGGGGGGTGGAAGTCAAGAAACACGCCGGCAAGGAGCCGCCATGCTGGAACTGAGGCGCATTGTTTGTCCCGTGGATTTCTCGGAGTTCTCCGTAAGTGCGTATCGCTATGCCCTATCGCTGGCCCGGCATTATCGGGCCAAGCTTTTCGTGCAACACATCGTGGAGCTCGGGCACCATCCTTCGGTTTACTATGCCCCCTCCGCGGATTCCTTTGATGAGTTCTGCCGGGGACTTTCCGAGAAGGGCAAGGAACAGCTGAAGGCATTTGTGAAGCAATACACACACGAGGAGATTGAGCCGGAATGCGTTGTGCAGCAAGGGGAAACTTCGGACGCGATTCTGTCTTTTGCGGACGCGCAGAAGGCGGACATGATCGTCATGGGAACGCACGGCCGGCGCGGATTCGACCGC
It encodes the following:
- a CDS encoding universal stress protein, which codes for MLELRRIVCPVDFSEFSVSAYRYALSLARHYRAKLFVQHIVELGHHPSVYYAPSADSFDEFCRGLSEKGKEQLKAFVKQYTHEEIEPECVVQQGETSDAILSFADAQKADMIVMGTHGRRGFDRLMLGSATERVLRKASCPVLVVRKPAHDFAGPGHERDPVRLGRILFCTDFSEHSR